Proteins encoded by one window of Pseudonocardia sp. HH130629-09:
- the dapF gene encoding diaminopimelate epimerase, with protein MTGGIAFSKGHGTQNDFVVLPDPDAALDLTPARVAAVCDRRRGLGADGVLRVVRWAKLAGEPGVGEPVDGVEWFMDYRNADGSLAEMCGNGLRVFARYLHERGWATGGPVGTRNGVLDTAVGPDGVSVGLGTVGVGPASVATSGDARFDGIALDVGNPHLACVTAADPDTLDLTRAPSYDPALFPNGVNVEFLTPLDGPADGGRIRMRVHERGVGETRSCGTGTVAAAVAALRHAGHTAGDVQVAVPGGLLRVTVEAGTDERTGPTTLHGPAVLLASGELDRAWWDAPA; from the coding sequence ATGACCGGCGGCATCGCGTTCAGCAAGGGGCACGGCACGCAGAACGACTTCGTGGTGCTGCCCGACCCGGACGCCGCGCTCGACCTCACCCCGGCCCGGGTCGCGGCGGTGTGCGACCGCCGCCGCGGCCTCGGCGCGGACGGGGTGCTGCGGGTCGTGCGCTGGGCGAAGCTCGCCGGTGAGCCCGGCGTCGGGGAGCCCGTCGACGGCGTCGAGTGGTTCATGGACTACCGCAACGCCGACGGCTCGCTCGCCGAGATGTGCGGGAACGGCCTGCGTGTGTTCGCCCGCTACCTGCACGAGCGCGGCTGGGCCACGGGTGGCCCGGTCGGCACCCGCAACGGGGTGCTCGACACCGCCGTCGGGCCGGACGGGGTCTCGGTCGGTCTCGGGACGGTCGGCGTCGGCCCGGCGTCGGTCGCCACCAGCGGCGACGCGCGCTTCGACGGCATCGCCCTCGACGTCGGGAACCCGCACCTGGCCTGCGTCACCGCGGCCGACCCGGACACCCTCGACCTGACCCGCGCGCCCTCCTACGACCCGGCGCTGTTCCCGAACGGGGTGAACGTCGAGTTCCTGACCCCGCTGGACGGCCCCGCCGACGGCGGCCGCATCCGGATGCGGGTGCACGAACGCGGGGTGGGGGAGACCCGCTCCTGCGGCACCGGGACCGTCGCGGCCGCCGTGGCCGCGCTGCGGCACGCCGGGCACACCGCCGGGGACGTGCAGGTCGCCGTTCCGGGCGGGCTGCTGCGGGTGACGGTGGAGGCCGGCACCGACGAGCGGACCGGGCCCACGACGCTGCACGGACCCGCGGTGCTGCTCGCCTCCGGCGAGCTGGACCGCGCGTGGTGGGACGCTCCCGCCTGA
- the hflX gene encoding GTPase HflX, with translation MTDAHTHPSVTPSTSNPVPTGGELDLEERTSLRRIHGLSTELTDITEVEYRKLQLERVVLVGVWTEGTAEQADNSMTELARLAETAGSEVMDGLVQRRSSPDPATFIGSGKVEELLGVVRATGADTVICDGELSPGQLRQLEERLKVKVIDRTALILDIFAQHARSRDGKAQVELAQLSYLLPRLRGWGEALSRQVGGRAAGGVGIGGRGPGETKIELDRRRIRARMSKLRREIGAMRQVRETQRGSRRRNEIPSVAIVGYTNAGKSSLLNQLTDAGVLVQDALFATLDPTTRKAQTPDGHDYTLTDTVGFVRHLPHQLVEAFRSTLEEAARADLLVHVVDGSDPLPDDQIAAVRQVLVEVGEAAGDTMPPELLVINKIDAAGDLALARLRHAQPDAVFVSAHSGTGIDRLREHIAERLPRPDYEVDLLLPYTEGALVARLHDDGEILAESHTADGTRIRARVKPELGTAVLPFAVAGSAVPTGTGADLPATAAGH, from the coding sequence ATGACTGATGCCCACACGCACCCCTCCGTGACCCCCTCCACGTCGAACCCGGTTCCGACGGGTGGCGAGCTCGACCTGGAGGAGCGCACGTCGCTGCGCCGGATCCACGGGCTGTCCACCGAGCTCACCGACATCACCGAGGTCGAGTACCGCAAGCTCCAGCTGGAGCGGGTCGTGCTCGTCGGCGTCTGGACCGAGGGCACGGCCGAGCAGGCCGACAACTCGATGACCGAGCTGGCCCGCCTCGCCGAGACCGCCGGTTCCGAGGTGATGGACGGCCTCGTGCAGCGCCGCTCCAGCCCGGACCCGGCCACGTTCATCGGCTCCGGCAAGGTCGAGGAGCTGCTCGGGGTCGTCCGCGCCACCGGCGCCGACACCGTGATCTGCGACGGCGAGCTGTCACCCGGCCAGCTCCGTCAGCTGGAGGAGCGGCTCAAGGTCAAGGTCATCGACCGGACCGCGCTGATCCTCGACATCTTCGCCCAGCACGCCCGCTCCCGGGACGGCAAGGCCCAGGTCGAGCTCGCGCAGCTGTCCTACCTGCTGCCGCGGCTGCGCGGCTGGGGCGAGGCGCTGTCCCGGCAGGTCGGTGGCCGGGCCGCGGGCGGTGTCGGTATCGGTGGCCGTGGCCCCGGTGAGACGAAGATCGAGCTGGACCGGCGCCGCATCCGTGCGCGGATGTCGAAGCTGCGCCGCGAGATCGGTGCGATGCGCCAGGTCCGCGAGACCCAGCGCGGCAGCCGTCGCCGCAACGAGATCCCCTCGGTCGCGATCGTCGGCTACACCAACGCGGGCAAGTCGAGCCTGCTCAACCAGCTCACCGACGCCGGGGTGCTGGTGCAGGACGCGCTGTTCGCGACGCTGGACCCGACCACCCGCAAGGCACAGACGCCCGACGGGCACGACTACACCCTCACCGACACCGTCGGGTTCGTGCGGCACCTGCCGCACCAGCTCGTCGAGGCGTTCCGCTCCACGCTGGAGGAGGCCGCCCGGGCCGACCTGCTGGTGCACGTCGTCGACGGGTCCGACCCGCTGCCCGACGACCAGATCGCCGCGGTCCGGCAGGTGCTCGTCGAGGTGGGGGAGGCCGCGGGCGACACGATGCCCCCCGAGCTGCTCGTGATCAACAAGATCGACGCGGCCGGTGACCTCGCGCTGGCCCGGCTGCGGCACGCCCAGCCGGACGCCGTGTTCGTCTCGGCACACAGCGGCACCGGGATCGACCGGCTCCGCGAGCACATCGCCGAGCGCCTGCCGCGCCCGGACTACGAGGTCGACCTCCTGCTGCCCTACACCGAGGGTGCGCTGGTCGCGCGGCTGCACGACGACGGCGAGATCCTCGCCGAGTCCCACACCGCCGACGGCACCCGGATCCGGGCGCGGGTGAAGCCGGAGCTGGGCACCGCGGTGCTGCCGTTCGCGGTGGCGGGCTCTGCCGTCCCGACCGGGACCGGCGCCGACCTGCCGGCGACGGCAGCGGGCCACTGA
- the lexA gene encoding transcriptional repressor LexA, whose protein sequence is MAADDTGHGGPGVTGTAADRGSATVREFPDPATDTRGLTPRQKKVLAVIRDWVDRYGYPPSVREIGDAVGLTSTSSVHHQLRTLERKGFLRRDPNRTRAVDVRSPEQIAGTDGSDSDADTAELRSARPAPAFVPLIGDIAAGGPILAEQAVQDVFPLPREIVGEGTLFLLNVKGDSMVDAAITDGDWVVVRQQPVAEQGEIVAAMIDGEATVKTFRRKDGHIWLMPANAAYDPIPGDDASILGRVVAVLRRL, encoded by the coding sequence ATGGCAGCGGACGACACCGGACACGGTGGTCCCGGCGTGACCGGCACCGCCGCGGACCGGGGATCCGCGACGGTCCGGGAGTTCCCCGACCCCGCGACCGACACCCGCGGCCTGACCCCGCGGCAGAAGAAGGTCCTGGCCGTCATCCGGGACTGGGTGGACCGGTACGGCTACCCGCCCAGCGTCCGCGAGATCGGTGACGCGGTGGGCCTCACGTCCACCTCGTCGGTGCACCACCAGCTCCGGACCCTGGAGCGCAAGGGCTTCCTCCGGCGCGACCCGAACCGCACCCGCGCGGTCGACGTCCGCAGCCCGGAGCAGATCGCCGGCACCGACGGGTCGGACTCCGACGCCGACACGGCCGAGCTGCGTTCCGCGCGGCCGGCGCCGGCGTTCGTGCCGCTCATCGGCGACATCGCCGCCGGTGGCCCGATCCTGGCCGAGCAGGCCGTGCAGGACGTGTTCCCGCTGCCGCGTGAGATCGTCGGCGAGGGCACTCTGTTCCTGCTCAACGTCAAGGGCGACTCGATGGTCGACGCCGCGATCACCGACGGCGACTGGGTCGTCGTGCGCCAGCAGCCGGTGGCCGAGCAGGGCGAGATCGTGGCCGCGATGATCGACGGCGAGGCGACGGTCAAGACGTTCCGCCGCAAGGACGGGCACATCTGGCTGATGCCGGCGAACGCCGCCTACGATCCGATCCCGGGTGACGACGCGTCGATCCTCGGCCGCGTCGTGGCGGTCCTGCGCCGCCTCTGA
- the nrdR gene encoding transcriptional regulator NrdR has protein sequence MRCPFCRHPDSRVIDSRTADDGTCTRRRRSCTSCGRRFTTVEEAVLAVVKRSGVTEPFSRQKVVSGVRRACQGRPVDEDDLQQLAHRVEETVRARGAAELPSHEVGLAILGPLRELDEVAYLRFASVYRSFSSIEDFEKEIADLRSAAAGEAADDEAGHNRDG, from the coding sequence ATGCGCTGCCCGTTCTGCCGGCACCCGGACTCCCGCGTGATCGACTCACGGACCGCCGACGACGGGACCTGCACCCGCCGGCGCCGGTCCTGCACCTCGTGCGGACGACGGTTCACCACGGTCGAGGAGGCCGTGCTCGCCGTCGTCAAGCGCAGCGGGGTGACCGAGCCCTTCAGTCGACAGAAGGTCGTCAGCGGGGTTCGGCGGGCGTGCCAGGGCCGGCCGGTCGACGAGGACGACCTGCAGCAGCTCGCCCACCGGGTCGAGGAGACCGTGCGGGCACGCGGGGCGGCGGAGCTTCCCAGCCACGAGGTCGGACTGGCGATCCTCGGGCCGCTGCGTGAGCTCGACGAGGTCGCGTACCTGAGATTTGCGAGCGTTTATCGCTCCTTCTCGTCCATCGAGGACTTCGAGAAGGAGATCGCCGACCTGCGGTCCGCGGCTGCCGGGGAAGCAGCCGACGACGAGGCCGGCCACAACCGGGACGGGTGA
- a CDS encoding vitamin B12-dependent ribonucleotide reductase — MTETVGGPTTDTGESAAIKPARSRGKTGAKRAPGLTVQRVFTTEGVHPYEEVEWERRDVVMTNWRDGTVNFEQRGVEFPRSWSVNATNIVTSKYFRGAVGSDTRESSLKQLVERVVGTYKRAGLEHGYFATEGDAEIFDHELTWMLIHQVFSFNSPVWFNVGTASPQQVSACFILSVDDTMESILNWYREEGLIFKGGSGAGLNLSRIRSSKELLSSGGTASGPVSFMRGADASAGTIKSGGATRRAAKMVVLDVDHPDIEEFVETKAKEEAKVRVLRDAGFDMDLGGSDITSVQYQNANNSVRVTDEFMRAVEEGTDFGLRARMTGEVIERVDARRLFRGIAEAAWNCADPGIQYDGTINDWHTTPESGRISASNPCSEYMHLDNSSCNLASLNLLKFLDSDDRFDAETFAKAVELIITAMDISICFADFPTESIADTTRKFRQLGIGYANLGALLMATGHAYDSEGGRALAGSITSLMTGAAYKRSAELAGVVGPYEGYSRNAEAHQRVIRKHAAENDRIRTFASSTPVQKLATQVWKQCQDIGEVNGWRNAQASVLAPTGTIGLMMDCDTTGIEPDLALVKFKKLVGGGSMQIVNQSVRRALDNLGYQAEQAEAIVEYVAEHGHVVDAPGMKPEHYEVFDCAMGDRTIAPMGHVRMMAAAQPFLSGAISKTVNMPERATVADVERIYLEGWRLGLKALAIYRDNCKVGQPLSAGKGRDTKASGDTAEAEKVTVVEQRPVRKRLPKKRPSETVSFTVGGAEGYLTAGSYPDDGLGEIFVKLGKQGSTLAGVMDAFSMSISVGLQYGIPLEFYVSKFSNLRFEPAGMTDDPDVRIATSVLDYLFRRLALDHLPYEKRAQLGIFSSDERSAQVENDYGTGEKLDIEEFRSSVPTIEERKEAGAEPAPVEVGSSTELLELRLGKAADAPLCMTCGTKMRPAGSCYLCEGCGSTSGCS, encoded by the coding sequence ATGACCGAGACCGTCGGGGGCCCGACGACAGACACCGGTGAGAGCGCGGCTATCAAGCCGGCGCGCAGCCGCGGGAAGACCGGCGCCAAGCGCGCGCCCGGCCTGACCGTCCAGCGTGTCTTCACCACCGAAGGGGTCCACCCCTACGAGGAGGTGGAGTGGGAGCGCCGCGACGTCGTCATGACCAACTGGCGCGACGGCACGGTCAACTTCGAGCAGCGCGGCGTCGAGTTCCCGCGCAGCTGGTCGGTCAACGCCACCAACATCGTCACCAGCAAGTACTTCCGCGGTGCGGTGGGCTCGGACACCCGTGAGTCGAGCCTGAAGCAGCTCGTCGAGCGGGTCGTCGGCACCTACAAGCGGGCCGGTCTGGAGCACGGCTACTTCGCCACCGAGGGCGACGCCGAGATCTTCGACCACGAGCTGACCTGGATGCTGATCCACCAGGTGTTCAGCTTCAACTCGCCGGTGTGGTTCAACGTCGGCACCGCCAGCCCGCAGCAGGTCAGCGCCTGCTTCATCCTCTCGGTCGACGACACCATGGAGTCGATCCTGAACTGGTACCGCGAGGAGGGCCTGATCTTCAAGGGCGGCTCCGGTGCCGGCCTGAACCTCTCGCGCATCCGGTCGTCGAAGGAGCTGCTGTCCTCGGGCGGCACCGCCTCGGGCCCGGTCTCGTTCATGCGCGGTGCCGACGCCTCCGCGGGCACCATCAAGTCCGGCGGCGCCACGCGGCGCGCGGCGAAGATGGTCGTCCTCGACGTCGACCACCCCGACATCGAGGAGTTCGTCGAGACCAAGGCCAAGGAGGAGGCCAAGGTCCGCGTCCTGCGCGACGCCGGCTTCGACATGGACCTGGGCGGCTCCGACATCACCTCGGTGCAGTACCAGAACGCCAACAACTCCGTCCGCGTCACCGACGAGTTCATGCGCGCGGTCGAGGAGGGCACCGACTTCGGTCTGCGTGCCCGGATGACCGGTGAGGTCATCGAGCGCGTCGACGCCCGCAGGCTCTTCCGCGGCATCGCCGAGGCGGCCTGGAACTGCGCCGACCCGGGCATCCAGTACGACGGCACGATCAACGACTGGCACACGACCCCGGAGTCCGGCCGCATCAGCGCGTCGAACCCGTGCTCGGAGTACATGCACCTGGACAACTCCAGCTGCAACCTGGCGTCGCTGAACCTGCTGAAGTTCCTCGACTCCGACGACCGGTTCGACGCCGAGACCTTCGCCAAGGCCGTCGAGCTGATCATCACCGCGATGGACATCTCGATCTGCTTCGCGGACTTCCCGACCGAGTCGATCGCCGACACCACCCGGAAGTTCCGCCAGCTGGGCATCGGCTACGCCAACCTTGGCGCGCTGCTCATGGCGACCGGCCACGCGTACGACTCCGAGGGCGGCCGCGCGCTCGCCGGGTCCATCACCTCGCTGATGACCGGTGCCGCGTACAAGCGCTCCGCCGAGCTCGCCGGTGTCGTCGGCCCGTACGAGGGCTACTCCCGCAACGCCGAGGCCCACCAGCGGGTCATCCGCAAGCACGCCGCGGAGAACGACCGCATCCGCACCTTCGCCTCCAGCACCCCGGTGCAGAAGCTCGCCACCCAGGTCTGGAAGCAGTGCCAGGACATCGGTGAGGTCAACGGCTGGCGCAACGCGCAGGCGTCGGTGCTGGCCCCGACCGGCACGATCGGCCTGATGATGGACTGCGACACGACAGGCATCGAGCCGGACCTGGCGCTGGTCAAGTTCAAGAAGCTGGTCGGCGGCGGCTCCATGCAGATCGTCAACCAGTCGGTGCGCCGGGCCCTGGACAACCTCGGCTACCAGGCCGAGCAGGCCGAGGCGATCGTCGAGTACGTCGCCGAGCACGGCCACGTCGTCGACGCCCCGGGCATGAAGCCCGAGCACTACGAGGTGTTCGACTGCGCCATGGGCGACCGGACGATCGCCCCGATGGGCCACGTCCGCATGATGGCCGCCGCGCAGCCGTTCCTGTCCGGCGCCATCTCCAAGACGGTCAACATGCCCGAGCGGGCGACCGTCGCCGACGTCGAGCGGATCTACCTCGAGGGCTGGCGCCTCGGCCTCAAGGCCCTGGCGATCTACCGCGACAACTGCAAGGTCGGCCAGCCGCTGTCCGCCGGCAAGGGTCGGGACACGAAGGCCTCCGGTGACACCGCCGAGGCCGAGAAGGTCACCGTCGTCGAGCAGCGGCCGGTCCGCAAGCGGCTGCCGAAGAAGCGGCCCAGCGAGACCGTGTCGTTCACCGTCGGCGGCGCCGAGGGCTACCTCACCGCCGGCAGCTACCCCGACGACGGCCTCGGCGAGATCTTCGTCAAGCTCGGCAAGCAGGGCTCGACCCTGGCCGGTGTGATGGACGCCTTCTCGATGTCGATCTCGGTGGGCCTGCAGTACGGCATCCCGCTGGAGTTCTACGTCTCGAAGTTCTCCAACCTGCGCTTCGAGCCGGCCGGGATGACCGACGACCCGGACGTGCGGATCGCGACCTCGGTGCTCGACTACCTGTTCCGCCGCCTGGCGCTGGACCATCTGCCGTACGAGAAGCGCGCCCAGCTGGGCATCTTCTCCTCCGACGAGCGGTCCGCCCAGGTCGAGAACGACTACGGCACCGGTGAGAAGCTCGACATCGAGGAGTTCCGTTCCTCGGTGCCGACGATCGAGGAGCGCAAGGAGGCCGGTGCCGAGCCCGCGCCGGTCGAGGTCGGCAGCTCCACCGAGCTGCTCGAGCTGCGGCTGGGCAAGGCCGCCGACGCCCCGCTGTGCATGACCTGCGGGACGAAGATGCGCCCCGCCGGGTCCTGCTACCTCTGCGAGGGCTGCGGCTCCACCAGCGGCTGCAGCTGA
- a CDS encoding alpha/beta fold hydrolase encodes MAAPTSRPAPVGDRLGVVPPRDSELRFRTVHGYRRAFRVAGSGPAVVLVHGIGDSSATWEAVFPALARRHLVIAPDLLGHGHSDKPRADYSVAAYANGVRDLLGVLGIPRATLVGHSLGGGVAMQFAYQYPDRTERLVLVGTGGAGPDVTPLLRAVSLPGAQAVLAASQLPPLRWQIGWALDALRLVGADLGRDAADLLRLVDALPDATSRAAFIRTLRAVVDWRGQVVTMLDRCYLTRGMPTMLVWGARDAVVPLAHAHTAHAAMPGSRLEVFDDAGHFPHHSDPARFVGVLEEFLDSTDPARWSPEQWRQLLRCPPPPAGAGVRPGPVSAT; translated from the coding sequence ATGGCGGCCCCCACCTCGCGCCCGGCACCGGTCGGCGACCGGCTCGGCGTCGTGCCGCCGCGGGACTCGGAGCTGCGGTTCCGCACCGTGCACGGCTACCGGCGGGCGTTCCGGGTGGCCGGGTCCGGGCCGGCGGTGGTGCTCGTGCACGGCATCGGGGACAGCTCGGCGACGTGGGAGGCGGTCTTCCCCGCGCTGGCCCGGCGGCACCTGGTGATCGCCCCCGACCTGCTGGGGCACGGGCACTCGGACAAGCCGCGCGCGGACTACTCGGTCGCCGCCTACGCCAACGGCGTGCGGGACCTCCTCGGCGTCCTCGGTATCCCGCGCGCGACGCTGGTGGGGCACTCGCTGGGCGGTGGCGTCGCCATGCAGTTCGCCTACCAGTACCCCGACCGGACCGAGCGCCTGGTGCTGGTCGGCACCGGCGGGGCGGGCCCGGACGTGACGCCGCTGCTGCGCGCGGTCAGCCTGCCCGGTGCGCAGGCGGTGCTGGCGGCCTCGCAGCTGCCGCCGTTGCGGTGGCAGATCGGGTGGGCCCTCGACGCGCTGCGACTGGTCGGCGCCGACCTCGGTCGTGACGCCGCCGACCTGCTCCGGCTGGTCGACGCGCTGCCCGACGCGACGTCGCGGGCGGCGTTCATCCGGACGCTACGGGCCGTCGTCGACTGGCGCGGGCAGGTCGTGACCATGCTGGACCGCTGCTACCTGACCCGCGGGATGCCGACGATGCTGGTGTGGGGCGCCCGGGACGCGGTGGTGCCGCTCGCGCACGCCCACACCGCGCACGCGGCGATGCCGGGCAGCCGGCTGGAGGTGTTCGACGACGCCGGGCACTTCCCGCACCACAGCGACCCGGCCCGGTTCGTCGGGGTGCTGGAGGAGTTCCTCGACTCCACCGACCCGGCACGGTGGAGCCCGGAGCAGTGGCGTCAGCTGCTGCGCTGCCCTCCCCCGCCCGCCGGTGCCGGGGTGCGGCCGGGTCCGGTGTCGGCGACCTGA
- a CDS encoding IS5 family transposase, producing the protein MLAEPADHALGRSRGGLSTKIHQLVDGHGRPLVVLLGPGQGGDSPMFPHLMAHLSIARPGPGRPRTRPERVRADKAYSSRAIRRHLRERRIIAVIPEPSDQQGHRKRRGSRGGRPPAFDPVDYRNRNVVERGFCHVKQWRGLATRYDKLALTFRGGAVLKAIVTWLRALGDTP; encoded by the coding sequence CTGCTCGCCGAACCAGCAGATCACGCGCTGGGACGGTCCCGCGGAGGGCTGTCGACGAAGATCCACCAGCTCGTTGACGGGCACGGCCGCCCGCTGGTGGTCCTCCTCGGCCCCGGCCAGGGCGGCGACTCGCCAATGTTTCCGCACCTGATGGCGCACCTGAGCATCGCCCGACCGGGCCCGGGACGACCCCGGACCCGGCCCGAACGCGTGCGCGCGGACAAGGCCTACTCCTCACGCGCGATCCGCCGGCACCTGCGCGAGCGCCGGATCATCGCTGTCATTCCGGAGCCCTCTGACCAGCAGGGACACCGCAAACGACGCGGCTCACGCGGCGGCCGACCGCCCGCATTCGATCCGGTCGACTACCGAAACCGCAACGTCGTCGAGCGCGGATTCTGCCACGTCAAGCAGTGGCGCGGGCTGGCCACCCGTTACGACAAGCTCGCCCTGACCTTCCGCGGCGGCGCCGTCCTGAAGGCAATCGTCACCTGGCTCCGCGCATTGGGAGACACACCCTAG
- a CDS encoding IS5 family transposase, whose protein sequence is MPRTAVLTDAQWARLAPLLPSSEGRRGRPFRDDRRVLEGIIYRYRCGLPWRDVPAEFGPWQTLWKRHRRYSGDGTWDHILAALLVEADAAEVLGWAVSVDSTIIRAHQHAATLKRDTGGRIELHESARRTSRSRAGTVPRRAVDEDPPAR, encoded by the coding sequence GTGCCGCGCACCGCTGTCCTGACTGATGCCCAGTGGGCCCGTCTGGCGCCGCTGTTGCCCTCCTCCGAGGGTCGTCGCGGGCGCCCGTTCCGCGATGACCGCCGGGTGCTCGAGGGGATCATCTACCGGTATCGGTGCGGGCTTCCCTGGCGCGACGTCCCAGCCGAGTTCGGGCCGTGGCAGACGTTGTGGAAGCGGCACCGCCGCTACAGCGGCGACGGCACCTGGGACCACATCCTGGCTGCTCTTCTGGTCGAGGCCGACGCCGCCGAGGTGCTCGGGTGGGCGGTCAGCGTGGACTCCACGATCATCCGTGCCCACCAGCACGCCGCGACCCTCAAGCGCGACACAGGGGGCCGGATCGAACTACACGAATCTGCTCGCCGAACCAGCAGATCACGCGCTGGGACGGTCCCGCGGAGGGCTGTCGACGAAGATCCACCAGCTCGTTGA
- a CDS encoding IS481 family transposase, whose product MTHANAALTPRARLRLARLIVDQDWTCSTAARMFMVAPRTARKWADRYRAEGPPGMVDRSFSRPRSMPAKTPPRLVKQIVRLRWHHRLGPVQIGGRLALAASTVHAVLRRCRINRLSHIDRVTGEPLRRYEHPHPGSLIHVDVTKFGNIPDGGGHRFVGRRQGALNKRSTPGLPRGTDYKPRTGRAFVHTVIDDHSRVAYAEIHSDEKADTATGVLRRAVDWLNARGVTVERVLSDNGSCYRSHAWRDTCSELGITHKRTRPYRPQTNGKIERFHRTLADGWAYARFHPCETARRDALPGWLHFYNHHRPHSATNGLPPISRLTNLPGHHT is encoded by the coding sequence GTGACCCACGCTAACGCTGCGCTGACTCCGCGTGCCCGGCTACGGCTGGCCCGTCTGATCGTCGACCAGGACTGGACCTGCTCCACCGCGGCCAGAATGTTCATGGTCGCCCCTCGCACCGCCCGAAAGTGGGCTGACCGCTACCGCGCCGAGGGCCCGCCCGGGATGGTCGACCGCAGCTTCTCCCGACCACGGTCGATGCCGGCCAAGACCCCGCCGAGGCTGGTGAAGCAGATCGTGCGACTGCGGTGGCACCACCGACTCGGACCAGTACAGATCGGCGGCCGACTCGCTCTCGCCGCCTCGACCGTGCACGCGGTCCTGCGCCGCTGCCGGATCAACCGGCTCTCCCACATCGACCGGGTCACCGGCGAGCCCCTACGCCGCTACGAACACCCACACCCCGGCTCGTTGATCCACGTCGACGTCACCAAGTTCGGCAACATCCCCGACGGAGGCGGACACCGCTTCGTCGGACGCCGACAAGGCGCCCTGAACAAGCGGTCCACTCCCGGACTGCCCAGGGGAACCGACTACAAGCCGCGCACCGGCAGAGCGTTCGTCCACACCGTCATCGACGACCACTCCCGCGTCGCCTACGCCGAGATCCACAGCGACGAGAAAGCCGACACCGCCACCGGTGTGCTACGCCGGGCCGTGGACTGGTTGAACGCCCGCGGCGTGACCGTCGAACGGGTCCTGTCCGACAACGGCAGCTGCTACCGCTCACACGCCTGGCGTGACACCTGCAGCGAACTGGGCATCACCCACAAGCGAACCCGGCCCTACCGGCCTCAGACCAACGGCAAGATCGAACGTTTCCACCGCACCCTCGCCGACGGGTGGGCATACGCCCGCTTCCACCCCTGCGAAACGGCTCGGCGAGACGCGCTCCCCGGCTGGCTGCACTTCTACAATCACCACCGGCCCCACAGCGCAACCAACGGCCTACCGCCGATCAGTCGCCTGACCAACCTGCCTGGACATCACACCTAG
- a CDS encoding NUDIX domain-containing protein, with protein MSERYRVVPASYVLLLRGTGERTEVLLQLRAGTGFMDGHWAAAAAGHVEAGEDAAAAAVREAREELGVTVDPADLVPLTAVHRTGRTGDPVDERVDFFFTCRRWTGEPRRAEDGKTAGLDWFALADLPADTVPHERAVLDALRDGDVAAVRSHGFR; from the coding sequence GTGAGCGAGCGCTACCGGGTCGTCCCGGCGTCCTACGTCCTGCTGTTGCGCGGCACCGGTGAGCGCACCGAGGTGCTGCTCCAGCTGCGTGCCGGCACCGGGTTCATGGACGGCCACTGGGCCGCCGCCGCGGCCGGGCACGTCGAGGCGGGCGAGGACGCGGCAGCCGCCGCGGTGCGCGAGGCCCGGGAGGAGCTCGGCGTCACCGTCGACCCCGCAGACCTGGTCCCGCTCACGGCCGTGCACCGCACCGGGCGCACCGGGGACCCGGTCGACGAACGCGTCGACTTCTTCTTCACCTGCCGTCGCTGGACCGGCGAGCCACGCCGCGCCGAGGACGGGAAGACCGCGGGCCTGGACTGGTTCGCCCTCGCCGACCTGCCTGCCGACACGGTCCCGCACGAACGCGCGGTGCTCGACGCCCTGCGCGACGGCGACGTGGCCGCGGTCCGCAGCCACGGCTTCCGGTAG
- a CDS encoding methyltransferase domain-containing protein has product MLPVDAASARRVADTYDTPEARTERERTLELLGPRAGEQILVVGTGPGQLLDDVARAVGPGATGVDPDPVMVTLARRRCGTRAVVTQRALAGPGSLPGGPYVAVACLQVLEFVDDLPAAVTELYRVLRPGGRLLVLDTDWTSLHWPGPGQDRHRRIRDAWCSTVPRSRLPYELGPLLQRAGFDGEWTRRMPMRGPASTGYGAALREMVAEAAPGRCGLTRAEVDAWASGVASCGDEPFSVDRWFLGAVRP; this is encoded by the coding sequence ATGCTGCCGGTCGACGCCGCGAGCGCACGGAGGGTCGCGGACACCTACGACACCCCCGAGGCCCGGACCGAACGGGAACGGACCCTGGAGCTGCTGGGCCCGCGGGCCGGCGAGCAGATCCTGGTCGTCGGGACCGGACCGGGGCAGCTGCTCGACGACGTCGCCCGGGCCGTCGGTCCGGGTGCCACGGGGGTCGACCCGGACCCGGTGATGGTGACGCTGGCGCGACGCCGGTGCGGCACCCGTGCCGTCGTCACCCAGCGCGCGCTGGCCGGTCCGGGCTCGCTGCCCGGCGGTCCGTACGTCGCCGTGGCCTGCCTGCAGGTCCTGGAGTTCGTCGACGACCTCCCGGCCGCCGTCACCGAGCTGTACCGGGTCCTGCGCCCGGGTGGGCGGCTGCTCGTGCTGGACACGGACTGGACCTCGCTGCACTGGCCCGGTCCGGGGCAGGACCGGCACCGCCGCATCCGCGACGCGTGGTGCAGCACGGTGCCGCGGTCGCGGCTGCCCTACGAGCTGGGCCCGCTGCTGCAGCGCGCCGGGTTCGACGGGGAGTGGACGCGCCGGATGCCGATGCGCGGGCCGGCCTCCACCGGCTACGGCGCCGCGCTGCGGGAGATGGTCGCCGAGGCCGCGCCGGGCCGGTGCGGGCTCACCCGGGCCGAGGTCGACGCGTGGGCGTCGGGCGTCGCGTCCTGCGGCGACGAGCCGTTCTCGGTGGACCGCTGGTTCTTGGGCGCCGTCCGGCCCTGA